In Streptantibioticus cattleyicolor NRRL 8057 = DSM 46488, a genomic segment contains:
- the nrdJ gene encoding ribonucleoside-triphosphate reductase, adenosylcobalamin-dependent encodes MTAWRTETARTVYERTYSRELPSGELETWPQTVERVVDGNLALVDEQFIEPDERERLVELIETFKVLPAGRHLRGSGVTDYALNNCWAAGWDPARPEEHFTFTLLRLAEGGGVGANYSNRYFAEFPAVENALQVHIVCDPAHPDYTEMAEAGLLSGDYAYTWHVAYAVEDSREGWAAALADLIRTAHNPQVRHTDRVYDVSRLRRKGAALRSFGGTASGPAPFAELLIRTGEILADCAGFPLTGMDAMEIDHEIARCIVAGGVRRSARMSVMHWRDSQIEEFVRCKREQSEHWTTNISVEVDSEFITMAEAGDPAARKVLTTIAEGALRDGEPGFWNSSLSAVGEPDGTYTVNPCGEATLNQWEPCNLGSLNLAAFVEDGRPDWEELDEAHRLLTRYLVRATFAPVADRRSAEVIARNRRIGVGHTGLADYLAKQGIPYSQAAHHDHGLVAYDLQTYAAVVDRAAQEYAAQLRIPVPVKRRVVAPTGTISKLAGVSGEGIHAPYAGYFVRRIRFSLLDPAEAAQVEEYRRSGYHVEPCIYAANTAVVAIPTRDVLLDEVLEQAYEHAGQLDLDAMLSVQEMYQQCWADQAVSYTAVIDPDQYTVEDLAGVLLHYMPRLKGSTVFPESSRAQAPYERITAEEYERLTADLDHRAVDTSYDEDCTSGACPI; translated from the coding sequence GTGACGGCCTGGAGGACCGAGACCGCCCGAACCGTCTACGAACGCACCTACAGCCGGGAGCTGCCGTCGGGGGAACTGGAGACCTGGCCTCAGACCGTCGAGCGCGTGGTCGACGGCAACCTTGCGCTCGTGGACGAACAGTTCATCGAGCCGGACGAGCGTGAGCGCCTGGTCGAGCTGATCGAGACGTTCAAGGTCCTGCCCGCCGGCCGCCACCTGCGCGGCAGCGGCGTCACCGACTACGCCCTCAACAACTGCTGGGCCGCGGGCTGGGATCCGGCGCGGCCGGAAGAGCACTTCACGTTCACCCTGCTCCGGCTCGCCGAGGGAGGAGGCGTCGGCGCGAACTACAGCAACCGGTACTTTGCCGAGTTCCCGGCCGTGGAGAACGCGCTCCAGGTGCACATCGTCTGCGACCCGGCGCACCCTGACTACACGGAGATGGCGGAAGCCGGGCTGCTGTCCGGGGACTATGCCTACACCTGGCACGTTGCCTATGCCGTCGAGGACTCGCGGGAGGGCTGGGCCGCCGCCCTCGCAGACCTGATCCGCACGGCCCACAACCCGCAGGTGCGGCATACCGATCGTGTCTACGACGTGAGCCGGCTCCGCCGGAAGGGCGCTGCGCTGCGGTCGTTCGGCGGCACGGCCAGCGGGCCGGCGCCGTTCGCGGAGCTGCTGATCCGGACCGGAGAGATCCTGGCCGACTGCGCCGGGTTCCCGCTTACCGGCATGGATGCGATGGAGATCGATCACGAGATCGCGCGGTGCATCGTGGCCGGGGGTGTGCGCCGCTCGGCGCGTATGTCGGTCATGCACTGGCGGGACTCGCAGATTGAGGAGTTCGTCCGGTGCAAGCGGGAGCAGAGCGAGCACTGGACCACCAACATCTCCGTGGAGGTGGACTCCGAGTTCATCACCATGGCCGAGGCTGGAGACCCCGCTGCGCGAAAGGTGCTCACCACCATCGCCGAGGGCGCGCTGCGCGACGGGGAGCCGGGGTTCTGGAACTCGTCGCTGTCGGCCGTGGGCGAGCCGGACGGGACGTACACGGTCAACCCGTGCGGGGAGGCCACGCTCAACCAGTGGGAGCCGTGCAACCTGGGCTCGCTCAACCTCGCCGCGTTCGTCGAGGACGGGCGCCCTGACTGGGAAGAGCTGGACGAGGCACACCGGCTGCTGACCCGCTACCTGGTCCGGGCTACGTTCGCACCGGTCGCGGACCGGCGTTCGGCCGAGGTGATCGCGCGGAACCGCCGTATCGGCGTCGGGCACACCGGGCTCGCCGATTACCTGGCCAAGCAGGGCATCCCGTACTCGCAGGCTGCGCACCACGACCACGGCCTGGTGGCGTACGACCTCCAGACGTACGCCGCGGTGGTGGACCGGGCTGCCCAGGAGTACGCCGCCCAGCTCCGTATCCCCGTGCCGGTGAAGCGGCGCGTGGTGGCCCCGACCGGGACCATCAGCAAGCTGGCCGGCGTCTCCGGGGAGGGGATCCATGCACCGTACGCGGGCTACTTCGTCCGCCGCATCCGGTTCTCGCTGCTGGACCCGGCGGAGGCCGCGCAGGTCGAGGAGTACCGGCGCAGCGGCTACCACGTCGAGCCGTGCATCTACGCAGCCAACACGGCAGTGGTGGCGATCCCGACGCGGGACGTGCTGCTGGACGAGGTGCTGGAGCAGGCATACGAGCACGCCGGCCAGCTCGACCTGGACGCCATGCTGAGCGTGCAGGAGATGTACCAGCAGTGCTGGGCGGACCAGGCCGTGAGCTACACGGCCGTGATCGACCCTGACCAGTACACCGTCGAGGACCTGGCCGGTGTGCTGCTGCACTACATGCCGCGACTGAAGGGCAGCACGGTCTTCCCGGAGTCCAGCCGGGCGCAGGCGCCGTACGAGCGCATCACGGCCGAGGAGTACGAGCGGCTGACGGCCGACCTGGACCACCGCGCGGTGGACACCAGCTACGACGAGGACTGCACCTCGGGCGCCTGCCCGATCTGA